ACAGGCAGCACATCTGCCTTGCCTGAGGGCGAGCTGGAAGAGGGGAGAGCCCTAAAATCTGGGAAAAAGTACAGGAAGCATAAACATAAGCTCAGCATTGAGGAGGAGCCAGCAAAAGAAGCTGTAGCAAAAtccagaaggagaaaggagaaggagaaaataatggaGTCCATTAAAcagctgaggaaagaaaagaagcctGTGGCAGAGGTGGGTGTTTTAGCACAAAACTTCAGATAATTTCTCAACTAAGTTAAATTTATTGCTGTTTGTGGTTGTTCTCTTGCAAAGCTTCAGTGTTGTGTCCACATTcctgcagcaggtttgggaTCCATTGGACACCACACAAGTCTAACCTGCAAAGTCTGCAGGCTCATTTCAATTAAATTGcattaaattttcagtttaagGAGGTACAAAACCTAACACTTGATGATCTAacaccatttaaaattaatttcaaagaacCAGAGGGACCTTCTGAAGGGAGTCACTTGAATTATTTATTCTTCTGGAAGCAGGTGGATGGTGGGGAGAGGTTTCCCTTCAATGACAGTGGATGTCTTCTGGATGACAAGGACCTCTTTGATAATGGCTTGGAAGAGGAGGATGATCAACCCCTGGAGGATGAAGAGTCCCTAGAATCCATACGAGCagctgtgaaaaacaaaataaaacaatacaaGGTAACAGTTGGCTGTGACacaaaaattactgtaaaatgGACTCTCTTTCAAACTGATAGAGAATAGGTTTGGATGAGATATTGGgatgaaattcttccctgggagggtgggcaggccctggcacaggtgcccagagcagctgtggctgcccctggatccctggcagtgcccaaggccaggctggatggggcttggattaccctgggacagtgggaggtgtccccatggcaggggtggaaagggatgatctttaaggtcttttgCAACCCAAATCATTGCATGTTTACTGGATTTAGCAGGAATTTGTAGCTGAGCAGGTTCTACAACTCTCTGACCATGGTGGGGCTGTACTGCTGTGGCAGAAGAGAGGAGAGccttctggtttttgtttttaaagatggAGGGGTGTTGTCCTGGCAAGTTAAAAAGATAATGCTGGAGTAGGAGCTCTGGAACCTGCCCTTGTGTGGGGTTTGTGCTGGTTTATGAGTACACTTGCTGGCTGTGCTGACCAGTGGTAGTTCTGTACAGTTATTTGTGATGTGTTTGCCCTTGGTAGTGCCAGTGTATTGATAGAAATCATTGAATTTCCTCTTGTGCCCCATAGAACAAAGAACGTTTTCCTGACAGTGAAGGCTACAAACATGTATTTGATGAGGAGAATGAGGAGCCTGTATTAAAGGAGCCAAAAAGGAAGGTGAAGTCTTCATCTTTTTAAAGCTCTGTATTGTTTGTCGTGACTAAAATGGTTTTGTGTGcacagtgtggttttttttgttttttttttttaactggatgCTTTATTCCGACTCCTTGCTgcttgaaagggaaaaataagctATTTAAGGAGCAGAGAAAGAGCCCCATGTTTTGTTCCCTGGCTTCAGAagcctttcttttctccccttaAGGAGCGGAAAGCAGCACGCTTAAGTAAAGAAGCCATTAAGCAACTACACAGTGAGACCCAACGACTTATTAGAGGTAAACCTGAAATTCTTTCTATGTAAAGGGGTATAAACTGTTCAGAAATTCAGAGAAGAAATGGCAAGAATTTACCCAGGAGGTTAGAGCCTTCTTTGACCTAACATGACTTATTGAGGTTTGAAGGgtgcaaaagcatttttattgaAGGACCTGTTAAAGGTATTTTTGTAACTAATGAAAATGAAGATCCTGGTTGTCAAATAAAGGGCTCGGATGATGTTTTAAATCTTCTCTCACCATCATTCTCCGGCAGAATCATCTGTGTCTCTCCCATATCATGTGCCTGAGGCCAAAAGTGTTCATGACTTCTTCAAGAGCAGACCTCGACCAGCATGTCAAGGAAACGCCATGGCCCTGCTGAAGTAAGGACTTAAACCTTCCTCCATAAACTTCAGGCATCTCTAGCTTTTCTTTGGAGGATAACCAGACTTTCTTAGGCTCCTTTAAATCCATAAAAGTAGGAAATTAGGAGAATGTCGTTACTAACATCAGGCAATGCTGCTCTCCTGACAAAGTCTTTTGAAGGGATCAGGGCCAGGAGAAACTCATATGAAGGAACTTGCTGATGCAGAGTTACTTTAATGGGATTTAGGCTCAACCCCAATTTTTTACTTGGACTGTTTTTTCTCTGAGTAATGTGTACTAAAACACTGAAGCTACAGTAGttaaaaaatccctcaggaTTTTCATACTCTGATACTGTAACCAGTACAAAACTTTTACACTTCCTTAAGTTCTCCCAATGAAGTTTCCCAGATTTCTGTCCTTCATCTCTTCCTGCACATCAATGACAATAATTAGGAaatggtttcttcctttcagtttGTCCTCAACCTTATCTTCCTTTCACACTAACCATAGGTGGTATgcttctttctgccttttttagGTCCTCTAAATACCAGCTGCCCCTAAATGAACAATCTGCAGCCATCGGGAGCTTGAGCAAGGATTGCAAAGATGGGCCAGTGGAAGGTGATCAGTCAGCAGCTACTGAACCAGAAGTGAACCTGGGCAGAGATGTTGATGCTTCTGTGACTGAGCCTCTTGCTGCTGAAGGGAAGAACTTGCCAGAGGACTGTGCTGAGCAgcccaggcagcacagggaggattCTCATGCAGTTACAGGGACTGTAACTGATGATAACACAGAGGAACAGCAGCTCTCCAACTGCCTGAGCACTCACTGTGATGAGCAAAAGGAGAGTGAAGTTCCTCCAGCATCTGGAGATGCCCTCATGGAAAGAGGGGAAACAGCACCAGATGCAAAAGGTGAAACAAAGAGCCAACAAGTGGGGCctgggctggtggcacagcctgaAAAAGTGAGGAAATCCAAGCTGGATAAACTTCGGGAACTGGGAATAGACCTGTCCATCCAGCCAAGAATCTGCTCTGACAACAAATCCTTCATAAACCTCGATGAAGCTGAACCAAATAAAGGTATCACAAGTTGTAGTCCTAAGCAGTGTTATCTGAGCTTGActggaaaattcagaaatatttaggtgaTTCGAAGAGTCAGCCACATTCACTTACTAGTGTGGATTCTTGGAGATATGTTAACAGAAATTTAGAGTTGCCTGGTGGTTGGGAAGCTGGGCTGGAAGTGAATTGAGGTCTTGTGGACAAATGGTAGTCAATGGTAAGATAATTGAATATTAGCTAATATCAATGACATACAAGCTACAGTATACATATTCTGTGGTGGTTTATTACTAGTCAAATAGAATGggtttgcaaatattttagtATTCAAGATTTAGCTTTTAAACTATCCTTTTTTAAACTTAGCTTTGAACTAAACTTTGGGGGCAAAAAAAGCTCAGGACCTACTCTTACTACAACTCTTAACAATCAGTGCTTTTACATGCTATCACATTGGTTTAATTCATATGTATTTCAAGAACTAGAAGCCCTGAAAGCACGTTTCTTGAAGCACACTCTCCAGACATCAAAATCCAAAGGAGAACGGGCCATAAATATGAACATTATCCGCAAGGAAACGACATCTGATGGGAAagaggagctgagagcagaCGTGGTGCCAGCAGTTTTGGCTGCAGAGAGCCTGGAGGAAACAGTCCACACAAAGCCAGGTTGGTGGGGGAGAAGAAGAGACGAGGGTTGACTTGGAAAAcacttttgtctttattttcctctctcatgCTCTGTTTCCCAGTGCTGCCCTACAAAGGTGAAGGGATCTTCATCTGTAAGATTACTGTATATGTTCCCCCTAATGGATAGCCCTCTTTTAATCAAAAAATTCTTGGTAGACCACTGAAATGGCAGTGTGTAGGACAGCCTCAGTCAGATCTTTGTGACTGCCTCCTTAGATTTTTCCTGCTTCCatgagaagctgtggctgcctcatccctggaaacgTCCACGcccaggttggacggggctcggcgtaacctggtctagtggagagtgtccctgcccatggcagtggtggAACTGAGTGAAcctaaaggtctcttccaacccaaactcttCCCTGAATCTTTTCCTGTGCAGGGGAAAAGCTCCAGGCCCTGAAGGCCAAGCTGCAGGAGGCCATGAAGCTCCGCAGGACCGAGGAGCGCCAGAAGCGGCAAGCGCTGTTTAAGCTGGACAATGAGGAGAtgctggaggaagaggaggaggaggaggaggaggcagagatgACAGATGAgtctgaggaggaagaagaagaagaagaagaagaaggtgatCATGAGGTCTGTATGCAACATTTCTCCATAACCTCATcagcttctcctttctcttcttctccccaGCTGAATGGGACTTTTGTACACTACTGATTGGGAGAATTGCTAAGAATTCCTCCTGGAAGCTAAAACATTTCTATATTCAGGGTTTAGATTGTCTAACCTTGAATTCAtgagtattttctttatttgtctAAACTATAAAACCAAATAGAAGTGTTTAAAAGGTTTTGATGcccctttccctttttgtaAGTCCTTGGCTCATTGCTGGCAGGGCCAAACAGGTCACGTGCCTCACCTGGGGTGGGGTTTGCCACGACAATAATCATatctgtgctgtgtttggggATGTTTTTTAGAAATCAGATTTTCTCCTCGATGAAGCAGAGGAAGATAATGAAGATACAGAAGAGAAACACACCGAAGATGGTGATAAAGAGACTGACAAAGAATCAGTTGAtggagaaaagctggagaaaccTGAACATGGTGATTCTGTTCTAAAACATCCTTCCACAGAGTCTACACTGATGCTTTTTAAGGACAGCTCCTCAAAAATGGGGTAAATAATCCAAGCCTTAACAATGGTGACtgagaaattttaaatttgatCAGCATgtgtagatttttttatttaaagtgccttttataagtattttttttgttcctttggcTTTTTTGCAACttgcaattaaataaatttaaatcctaaatttattagcaaATACCTTTTATGAATTGCAGATATTCTCTTCCTGATGAAAAACTGGAAATGGAAGAAACTGCAGACAAAGGATCTACCAAGTTAGGTAAAGTAGAATTACTGCCCTAGatagttgcctttttttttttttaaaacttagcATATGTAAAAGTTTCTATTTAAGATTGGTGTTCAGTATTTGTTATTTCATCACCTGTATATAGATACAGTATGATTTTGAAAGTTTAGATTGATGAAAAAATACATGGGCTTGAAAAAACTAGAGGGAAAAATAGTGTTCAAAATAATACTGGAAGGAATATGAAATGTCAGAAATCGGTAAGATAAGTAAAAAAGTGTAGTATGCATCCTGTGAGAAGAAGGAAATCCAAAATGACTTTTTTAACAAGTTGTCAGTGTTGCAAAACATTATATTGAGGTTCTGCTGgattacacacacaaaaaaaagttaagcactatttttttttatttccagaggaTGATGATTCATTTTCTCTACCAACGCTGGCAAAGGAGAGCAGCCACAACAGCAGCTTTGAGTTCATTGGCTCCATGATCCCATCCTACCAGCCCTGTAACAAACAGGCCTCGAGGGGAGGGAGCTTCTTACCTGCAGCAGGGGGGTTCAGGTCACCCTCCCCAGGTTTCTTCAAAACAAGTTTTATCAGCTCTGCTTCCAAGGTGAGGTTCTCAGTCCTGTTCTTGTCTTATACTAGCACAGGGGAAAGTAAATAAGTGTGTTTTGTCCTGATGGTCAGAGCTATCAAAAGAATCAAACCAGACCAGTGCTTTGGCATCAGATTTCAGAAGAGCAAACTGCCCCTTGGGCTTGTGTCCACGTTGAAATGGATTAAAACTTATATTCTTAAAGAAGTGATGCTATAATCTGGCTTTTATATCTAAAATATGTGCATCATAAATATGGTTTTTAAGAGTGCTTACATGGGCTGCACAACATCTAATATCAGTGAACTCCTGTGGTGTATTGGAGCAGCATGGACATAATTTGACTCctgcatggtttgggttggaaggaacctcagagctcatctcatcccatcccctgccctggaagggcagggacaccttccactgtcccaggctgctccaagccccatccaacctggccaggaacactttcagggatggggcagccacagctcctctgggaatttaAATTTAGGCTTGCTAAACAACTTACATATTTTTGTATTCCCTTGACTAGAGCTCAGGAAAGAcctctgagccttctcttcccatAGAAGATTCCCAGGACCTGTACAATGCCTCTCCTGAGCCCAAGAATTTATTTCCAGGGGCTGGGGAGTCAAGGTTTCAATTTTCCCTGGAAGATGACACTCAAAGCCAGCTGCTTGATGCAGATGGGTGAGTGATGGGTGTAAAGGTTGGTGTTTAACAGAATTAGGGTGTGCAGACCAGCAAGATTTTTCTAACTACAGCCTTTCTTTCAGGTTCTTGAACGTTGGACAACACAGGAATAAATACCAGACCTCAAAGCATCAGCTGCCACTGGCTAGCATGGATGAGAATGCCATGGATGCCAACATGGATGAGTTACTGGACCTGTGTTCTGGACAGTTCAGCAGCCAAGCTGAGCACGTGCcaaacaccagcagcaccaaaaaGCAGAACATGGAGGAGCTGCTCAATCTTTGTTCAGGGAAATTCGTGTCTCAGAGTATGTCTTGAATTCTCTTTTCAGCTTTGCTGGTTATTTGATTTAGAAATTGTTAGCTGAGGTGACTTCAGGTCTGGGCACTGATGCCACCTGTGGAATTTTGTCTTTGTTGGGAGCAtatgcagttttatttctggGGTGTTCTCTGACACTTCAAGAGCAGAAATAAGTTGATCTTATTGCTTTCTGTAGCAGGTTCTCCAACATGGGCTTCTTCAGTGTCTTCCAAGGCAGAAAAAGAGAGTGACATAGAAGATCCAATGGCAGAGGCCCTGGAGCTCTGTTCAGGCTCCTTTCCCACAGACAGGTTAGCATTGCTCTCCTAAAATTTGCAGAAGTTAATTCTGGTAACTGTCTTGTTTCTCTCTTAggagtgttttcttctttaacaTCAATTTGCTGTCAGTGAAAGTGTGCTTTGTTTTGGAGGTGAAGGGGAGGAATATTGCAAATTGCTCAGCAATTACTCTCTAATTGGCAGCATAAACTGTTTCCCACAGCTACTGTGAAGGGAGATTCTTTGTCTTGCACTGATAGtgaaagaaacagtgaaaaacTTTCATTAAACTGAGAAAAGATGATTAAAAGTGGGACTTTTTGGAGTCTGTTCTGGGCTGCTGCCAAACTGCCGTAACCAAATGTAAAGTTGGATACTTGGAGTTTTTTATTGGCCTAAATTGGAAGGTGTTTTTTATTGACTAAATTGGCTGCCTGACAAAAGGATAGT
This region of Vidua macroura isolate BioBank_ID:100142 chromosome 25, ASM2450914v1, whole genome shotgun sequence genomic DNA includes:
- the CLSPN gene encoding claspin isoform X1 yields the protein MAAAPVTTERSVELPLAGLKPDLQKALDSDSDSGQGSCETASPGPPGKSTASFEDRDSEEEIFVRKKAKNQKVLQDSESEEEEEEDGGSPVQEDALGGDKENGEEKENIGAERKKSHRVHPALLDSDDSDTGNLGTGSTSALPEGELEEGRALKSGKKYRKHKHKLSIEEEPAKEAVAKSRRRKEKEKIMESIKQLRKEKKPVAEQVDGGERFPFNDSGCLLDDKDLFDNGLEEEDDQPLEDEESLESIRAAVKNKIKQYKNKERFPDSEGYKHVFDEENEEPVLKEPKRKERKAARLSKEAIKQLHSETQRLIRESSVSLPYHVPEAKSVHDFFKSRPRPACQGNAMALLKSSKYQLPLNEQSAAIGSLSKDCKDGPVEGDQSAATEPEVNLGRDVDASVTEPLAAEGKNLPEDCAEQPRQHREDSHAVTGTVTDDNTEEQQLSNCLSTHCDEQKESEVPPASGDALMERGETAPDAKGETKSQQVGPGLVAQPEKVRKSKLDKLRELGIDLSIQPRICSDNKSFINLDEAEPNKELEALKARFLKHTLQTSKSKGERAINMNIIRKETTSDGKEELRADVVPAVLAAESLEETVHTKPGEKLQALKAKLQEAMKLRRTEERQKRQALFKLDNEEMLEEEEEEEEEAEMTDESEEEEEEEEEEGDHEKSDFLLDEAEEDNEDTEEKHTEDGDKETDKESVDGEKLEKPEHGDSVLKHPSTESTLMLFKDSSSKMGYSLPDEKLEMEETADKGSTKLEDDDSFSLPTLAKESSHNSSFEFIGSMIPSYQPCNKQASRGGSFLPAAGGFRSPSPGFFKTSFISSASKSSGKTSEPSLPIEDSQDLYNASPEPKNLFPGAGESRFQFSLEDDTQSQLLDADGFLNVGQHRNKYQTSKHQLPLASMDENAMDANMDELLDLCSGQFSSQAEHVPNTSSTKKQNMEELLNLCSGKFVSQTGSPTWASSVSSKAEKESDIEDPMAEALELCSGSFPTDREEEEEEEQEELGGFQLLTDDEAFASEEDEKDEDSAAEEVEMSDEEEVLRHRPGLKKKLKLQDFMEEEAELSGSDVGSEDEYDGEDLNEYEEEIIDEELPNEAELGKQIQKFHMKAMLDDDKRQLRLYQERYLLDGDLHSDGPGRTRRFRWKNIDFASQMDLFQRESDNEEENEEFETEVKWRKERFEREQWLREQKEKNKEQEEEEEEIGGDSEFMKLAKKVTAKSLQKKASPAVVAQGTALLPRNPFEAFRPASDIQIKNGSLLNRPKAVLQKLAAMSDLNPNAPRNSRNFVFHTLSPEKSEEAKEKSKPQVKKRGPSAVITPAAKRPRVESSEETSQSRSIFQFLES
- the CLSPN gene encoding claspin isoform X3; protein product: MAAAPVTTERSVELPLAGLKPDLQKALDSDSDSGQGSCETASPGPPGKSTASFEDRDSEEEIFVRKKAKNQKVLQDSESEEEEEEDGGSPVQEDALGGDKENGEEKENIGAERKKSHRVHPALLDSDDSDTGNLGTGSTSALPEGELEEGRALKSGKKYRKHKHKLSIEEEPAKEAVAKSRRRKEKEKIMESIKQLRKEKKPVAEQVDGGERFPFNDSGCLLDDKDLFDNGLEEEDDQPLEDEESLESIRAAVKNKIKQYKNKERFPDSEGYKHVFDEENEEPVLKEPKRKERKAARLSKEAIKQLHSETQRLIRESSVSLPYHVPEAKSVHDFFKSRPRPACQGNAMALLKSSKYQLPLNEQSAAIGSLSKDCKDGPVEGDQSAATEPEVNLGRDVDASVTEPLAAEGKNLPEDCAEQPRQHREDSHAVTGTVTDDNTEEQQLSNCLSTHCDEQKESEVPPASGDALMERGETAPDAKGETKSQQVGPGLVAQPEKVRKSKLDKLRELGIDLSIQPRICSDNKSFINLDEAEPNKELEALKARFLKHTLQTSKSKGERAINMNIIRKETTSDGKEELRADVVPAVLAAESLEETVHTKPGEKLQALKAKLQEAMKLRRTEERQKRQALFKLDNEEMLEEEEEEEEEAEMTDESEEEEEEEEEEGDHEKSDFLLDEAEEDNEDTEEKHTEDGDKETDKESVDGEKLEKPEHGDSVLKHPSTESTLMLFKDSSSKMGYSLPDEKLEMEETADKGSTKLEDDDSFSLPTLAKESSHNSSFEFIGSMIPSYQPCNKQASRGGSFLPAAGGFRSPSPGFFKTSFISSASKSSGKTSEPSLPIEDSQDLYNASPEPKNLFPGAGESRFQFSLEDDTQSQLLDADGFLNVGQHRNKYQTSKHQLPLASMDENAMDANMDELLDLCSGQFSSQAEHVPNTSSTKKQNMEELLNLCSGKFVSQSSPTWASSVSSKAEKESDIEDPMAEALELCSGSFPTDREEEEEEEQEELGGFQLLTDDEAFASEEDEKDEDSAAEEVEMSDEEEVLRHRPGLKKKLKLQDFMEEEAELSGSDVGSEDEYDGEDLNEYEEEIIDEELPNEAELGKQIQKFHMKAMLDDDKRQLRLYQERYLLDGDLHSDGPGRTRRFRWKNIDFASQMDLFQRESDNEEENEEFETEVKWRKERFEREQWLREQKEKNKEQEEEEEEIGGDSEFMKLAKKVTAKSLQKKASPAVVAQGTALLPRNPFEAFRPASDIQIKNGSLLNRPKAVLQKLAAMSDLNPNAPRNSRNFVFHTLSPEKSEEAKEKSKPQVKKRGPSAVITPAAKRPRVESSEETSQSRSIFQFLES
- the CLSPN gene encoding claspin isoform X2, translating into MAAAPVTTERSVELPLAGLKPDLQKALDSDSDSGQGSCETASPGPPGKSTASFEDRDSEEEIFVRKKAKNQKVLQDSESEEEEEEDGGSPVQEDALGGDKENGEEKENIGAERKKSHRVHPALLDSDDSDTGNLGTGSTSALPEGELEEGRALKSGKKYRKHKHKLSIEEEPAKEAVAKSRRRKEKEKIMESIKQLRKEKKPVAEVDGGERFPFNDSGCLLDDKDLFDNGLEEEDDQPLEDEESLESIRAAVKNKIKQYKNKERFPDSEGYKHVFDEENEEPVLKEPKRKERKAARLSKEAIKQLHSETQRLIRESSVSLPYHVPEAKSVHDFFKSRPRPACQGNAMALLKSSKYQLPLNEQSAAIGSLSKDCKDGPVEGDQSAATEPEVNLGRDVDASVTEPLAAEGKNLPEDCAEQPRQHREDSHAVTGTVTDDNTEEQQLSNCLSTHCDEQKESEVPPASGDALMERGETAPDAKGETKSQQVGPGLVAQPEKVRKSKLDKLRELGIDLSIQPRICSDNKSFINLDEAEPNKELEALKARFLKHTLQTSKSKGERAINMNIIRKETTSDGKEELRADVVPAVLAAESLEETVHTKPGEKLQALKAKLQEAMKLRRTEERQKRQALFKLDNEEMLEEEEEEEEEAEMTDESEEEEEEEEEEGDHEKSDFLLDEAEEDNEDTEEKHTEDGDKETDKESVDGEKLEKPEHGDSVLKHPSTESTLMLFKDSSSKMGYSLPDEKLEMEETADKGSTKLEDDDSFSLPTLAKESSHNSSFEFIGSMIPSYQPCNKQASRGGSFLPAAGGFRSPSPGFFKTSFISSASKSSGKTSEPSLPIEDSQDLYNASPEPKNLFPGAGESRFQFSLEDDTQSQLLDADGFLNVGQHRNKYQTSKHQLPLASMDENAMDANMDELLDLCSGQFSSQAEHVPNTSSTKKQNMEELLNLCSGKFVSQTGSPTWASSVSSKAEKESDIEDPMAEALELCSGSFPTDREEEEEEEQEELGGFQLLTDDEAFASEEDEKDEDSAAEEVEMSDEEEVLRHRPGLKKKLKLQDFMEEEAELSGSDVGSEDEYDGEDLNEYEEEIIDEELPNEAELGKQIQKFHMKAMLDDDKRQLRLYQERYLLDGDLHSDGPGRTRRFRWKNIDFASQMDLFQRESDNEEENEEFETEVKWRKERFEREQWLREQKEKNKEQEEEEEEIGGDSEFMKLAKKVTAKSLQKKASPAVVAQGTALLPRNPFEAFRPASDIQIKNGSLLNRPKAVLQKLAAMSDLNPNAPRNSRNFVFHTLSPEKSEEAKEKSKPQVKKRGPSAVITPAAKRPRVESSEETSQSRSIFQFLES
- the CLSPN gene encoding claspin isoform X4, coding for MLPLAGLKPDLQKALDSDSDSGQGSCETASPGPPGKSTASFEDRDSEEEIFVRKKAKNQKVLQDSESEEEEEEDGGSPVQEDALGGDKENGEEKENIGAERKKSHRVHPALLDSDDSDTGNLGTGSTSALPEGELEEGRALKSGKKYRKHKHKLSIEEEPAKEAVAKSRRRKEKEKIMESIKQLRKEKKPVAEQVDGGERFPFNDSGCLLDDKDLFDNGLEEEDDQPLEDEESLESIRAAVKNKIKQYKNKERFPDSEGYKHVFDEENEEPVLKEPKRKERKAARLSKEAIKQLHSETQRLIRESSVSLPYHVPEAKSVHDFFKSRPRPACQGNAMALLKSSKYQLPLNEQSAAIGSLSKDCKDGPVEGDQSAATEPEVNLGRDVDASVTEPLAAEGKNLPEDCAEQPRQHREDSHAVTGTVTDDNTEEQQLSNCLSTHCDEQKESEVPPASGDALMERGETAPDAKGETKSQQVGPGLVAQPEKVRKSKLDKLRELGIDLSIQPRICSDNKSFINLDEAEPNKELEALKARFLKHTLQTSKSKGERAINMNIIRKETTSDGKEELRADVVPAVLAAESLEETVHTKPGEKLQALKAKLQEAMKLRRTEERQKRQALFKLDNEEMLEEEEEEEEEAEMTDESEEEEEEEEEEGDHEKSDFLLDEAEEDNEDTEEKHTEDGDKETDKESVDGEKLEKPEHGDSVLKHPSTESTLMLFKDSSSKMGYSLPDEKLEMEETADKGSTKLEDDDSFSLPTLAKESSHNSSFEFIGSMIPSYQPCNKQASRGGSFLPAAGGFRSPSPGFFKTSFISSASKSSGKTSEPSLPIEDSQDLYNASPEPKNLFPGAGESRFQFSLEDDTQSQLLDADGFLNVGQHRNKYQTSKHQLPLASMDENAMDANMDELLDLCSGQFSSQAEHVPNTSSTKKQNMEELLNLCSGKFVSQTGSPTWASSVSSKAEKESDIEDPMAEALELCSGSFPTDREEEEEEEQEELGGFQLLTDDEAFASEEDEKDEDSAAEEVEMSDEEEVLRHRPGLKKKLKLQDFMEEEAELSGSDVGSEDEYDGEDLNEYEEEIIDEELPNEAELGKQIQKFHMKAMLDDDKRQLRLYQERYLLDGDLHSDGPGRTRRFRWKNIDFASQMDLFQRESDNEEENEEFETEVKWRKERFEREQWLREQKEKNKEQEEEEEEIGGDSEFMKLAKKVTAKSLQKKASPAVVAQGTALLPRNPFEAFRPASDIQIKNGSLLNRPKAVLQKLAAMSDLNPNAPRNSRNFVFHTLSPEKSEEAKEKSKPQVKKRGPSAVITPAAKRPRVESSEETSQSRSIFQFLES